From Desulfuromonas soudanensis, the proteins below share one genomic window:
- the modC gene encoding molybdenum ABC transporter ATP-binding protein, which yields MRLDISLRKKLGDFTFDAAFATETDRVGIFGRSGSGKSTLAHMIAGLIPPDGGHIELDGEVLYSSERRISLLPERRRIAVVFQNAHLFPHMDVERNLLYGYRRTPPALRKVDPAALIAVLDLGALLGRRIQALSGGERQRVALGRALLASPRLLVMDEPLSALDEALKYQIIPYLTAISEEFRVPSLLISHSLNEMRLMSEEVVVLHRGEVTGQMTPEELARQRMGWTRAGYINLLRLSPPQAVDDLYGYAFGDCRLLMWAGRRGETTFELSSKDIMLFKGHPEAISARNLLHCTVVSVSAMENRVAVELDCGGQTLIATVVARAAEEMGIGPGTKIYAVIKASAFRPLF from the coding sequence ATGAGGCTCGACATCTCCCTGCGCAAGAAGCTCGGTGATTTCACCTTTGATGCCGCCTTCGCCACGGAGACCGACCGGGTCGGGATCTTCGGCCGCTCGGGGAGCGGCAAGTCGACCCTGGCGCACATGATCGCCGGGCTCATCCCCCCCGACGGCGGCCACATCGAGCTCGACGGCGAAGTGCTCTACTCCTCGGAGCGGCGGATCTCCCTCCTCCCGGAGCGGCGGCGCATCGCCGTGGTCTTTCAGAACGCCCACCTCTTCCCCCATATGGACGTCGAGCGCAACCTCCTCTACGGCTACCGGCGCACACCGCCGGCACTGCGCAAGGTCGATCCCGCGGCGCTGATTGCCGTCCTCGATCTCGGCGCCCTCCTCGGTCGCCGCATCCAGGCCCTCTCCGGCGGCGAGCGGCAGCGGGTCGCCCTCGGGCGGGCGCTCCTGGCCAGTCCGCGCCTGCTGGTGATGGATGAGCCCCTCTCGGCCCTCGACGAGGCCCTCAAGTACCAGATCATCCCTTATCTGACGGCGATCAGCGAAGAGTTCCGGGTGCCGAGCCTCCTCATCTCCCATTCGCTCAACGAAATGCGCCTGATGAGCGAGGAGGTGGTGGTTCTCCACCGCGGCGAGGTCACCGGGCAGATGACCCCGGAAGAGCTGGCGCGGCAGCGCATGGGGTGGACGCGGGCCGGCTACATCAACCTGCTGCGCCTCTCTCCTCCCCAGGCCGTCGACGATCTCTACGGCTACGCCTTCGGCGACTGCCGGCTCCTCATGTGGGCCGGAAGGCGGGGAGAGACGACCTTCGAACTCTCCTCCAAGGACATCATGCTCTTCAAGGGGCATCCCGAGGCGATCAGCGCCCGCAATCTCCTGCACTGCACGGTGGTGTCCGTCTCCGCCATGGAGAACCGGGTGGCCGTCGAGCTCGACTGCGGGGGCCAGACGCTGATCGCCACGGTGGTGGCCCGCGCCGCCGAGGAGATGGGGATTGGCCCCGGGACGAAGATCTACGCCGTGATCAAGGCCTCGGCCTTCCGGCCGCTTTTCTAG
- a CDS encoding cation:proton antiporter — MPELSLLQDILTLLGVALASAWLFSRLNLSPIIGYLVSGMLVGPYGFSLISGVHEVEIMAEIGVIMLLFTIGLEFSFTRILRLKGLMFKCGLTQVLLTGALVFAGALWLGLSTRTAAVLGMALALSSTAIVLKLLMERGEVDSAHGRVSLAVLLFQDLAVILFLVVLPLLGGTGGEFSPVGIVRTAGLLVGLFVFSRYLLQPLLRSILRTRAPELFRLTILALILGTAWLTNEAGLSLALGAFLAGLALAESDYSHQVLSDIIPFRDTFLALFFISMGMLVNVGSLVTDWPLVLGLFLLLSLLKILVATLAALWPRYPLRIALLSGLFLFQVGEFSFILLKKAMLLELIPESVYQVTLSVIALTMMATPLLISRAPALAARLAAWLGGREEVDFEAELGGAAVLEGHVIIAGYGVSGRNVARVLREVHIPYVHVEMNGEVVRRARGTGEMIVYGDATSPAVLEGVGIEHARAVVLAINDPSALARAISAARELNPSLYILARTRFVLELDHLTALGADEVIPDEFEASLQLSACLLRRFAVPEGRTLKLIAGLRQSHYGGLRRPTTPPADLSRYLSALQEGEIEFMEVPATFSGVGKTLAELAFRSRTGVTVVGVLRNERIIYSPPAEQRVEGGDTLVVLGAAPELELARALLKTTGEEAPQDVQKSGTSGMS; from the coding sequence ATGCCCGAACTTTCCCTCCTTCAGGATATCCTGACCCTATTGGGGGTCGCCCTGGCCAGCGCCTGGCTCTTCAGCCGGCTGAATCTGTCGCCGATCATCGGTTATCTGGTCAGCGGAATGCTCGTCGGTCCCTACGGTTTCTCCCTGATCAGCGGCGTTCACGAAGTCGAGATCATGGCCGAAATCGGTGTGATCATGCTCCTCTTCACCATCGGCCTCGAATTCTCCTTTACCCGGATCCTGCGCCTCAAGGGGCTGATGTTCAAATGCGGCCTGACCCAGGTCCTGCTCACCGGCGCCCTGGTCTTCGCCGGCGCCCTTTGGCTGGGGCTCTCCACCCGAACCGCCGCCGTCCTCGGGATGGCCCTGGCCCTCTCCTCGACGGCCATCGTCCTCAAGCTCCTTATGGAGCGGGGAGAGGTCGACTCCGCCCACGGCCGGGTTTCCCTGGCCGTTCTTCTTTTCCAGGATCTGGCCGTCATCCTCTTTCTCGTCGTTCTCCCTCTTCTCGGGGGGACGGGGGGGGAATTTTCCCCGGTGGGGATCGTTCGCACGGCAGGCCTGCTGGTGGGGCTATTTGTCTTCTCCCGATACCTGCTGCAGCCGCTTTTGCGCTCCATCCTTCGCACCCGCGCCCCGGAACTCTTCCGCCTGACGATTCTCGCCCTGATCCTGGGGACCGCCTGGCTCACCAACGAGGCCGGTCTCTCCCTGGCGCTCGGCGCCTTTCTCGCCGGCCTGGCGCTGGCCGAATCGGACTATTCCCACCAGGTGCTCAGCGACATTATCCCCTTTCGCGACACCTTTCTCGCCCTCTTCTTCATCTCCATGGGGATGTTGGTCAACGTGGGGAGCCTCGTCACCGACTGGCCCCTGGTTCTCGGTCTTTTTCTCCTCCTTTCCCTCCTCAAGATCCTCGTCGCCACCCTGGCGGCCCTCTGGCCGCGCTATCCCCTGCGCATTGCCCTCCTCTCGGGGCTCTTCCTTTTTCAGGTCGGGGAATTCTCCTTTATCCTCCTGAAGAAGGCGATGCTTCTCGAACTCATCCCCGAGTCGGTCTACCAGGTGACCCTGTCGGTGATCGCCCTGACCATGATGGCGACCCCGCTCCTGATTTCCAGAGCTCCGGCGCTGGCCGCCCGGCTGGCCGCCTGGTTGGGCGGCAGGGAGGAGGTCGATTTCGAGGCGGAACTGGGAGGCGCGGCCGTTCTCGAGGGGCACGTGATCATCGCCGGCTACGGCGTCTCGGGGCGCAACGTCGCCCGGGTGCTGCGGGAGGTGCATATCCCCTATGTTCATGTGGAGATGAACGGCGAGGTGGTCCGCCGCGCCCGGGGGACCGGGGAGATGATCGTCTATGGCGACGCCACCTCCCCGGCGGTTCTCGAGGGGGTGGGGATCGAGCACGCCCGGGCGGTGGTCCTGGCGATCAACGACCCATCGGCCCTGGCTCGGGCCATCAGTGCCGCCCGGGAGCTCAATCCTTCCCTCTACATCCTCGCCCGGACCCGCTTTGTTCTCGAGCTCGATCACCTCACCGCTCTCGGAGCCGACGAGGTGATCCCCGATGAGTTCGAGGCCAGTCTGCAGCTCTCCGCCTGCCTCCTTCGCCGCTTTGCCGTCCCCGAAGGGCGAACGCTGAAGCTGATCGCCGGTCTGCGTCAATCCCATTACGGCGGCCTGCGCCGCCCGACAACGCCGCCGGCCGACCTTTCCCGCTACCTTTCCGCCCTGCAGGAAGGGGAGATCGAATTCATGGAGGTCCCTGCTACCTTCTCCGGTGTCGGCAAGACTCTGGCCGAACTGGCCTTCCGCAGCCGCACCGGGGTGACGGTGGTCGGCGTGCTGCGCAACGAACGGATCATCTATTCCCCCCCGGCCGAACAGCGCGTGGAAGGGGGAGATACCCTGGTGGTCCTCGGCGCCGCGCCGGAACTCGAACTGGCCAGGGCGCTACTGAAAACGACCGGGGAGGAAGCGCCTCAGGACGTTCAAAAAAGTGGAACTTCGGGAATGTCCTAG
- a CDS encoding GNAT family N-acetyltransferase encodes MEIAVAVEGDWPDFLVLAKDEGWRVPPVEEALLTGVLAPCVSVLRQQGAACGFVSAVCHGRNGWIGNLIVAPAARRRGYGERLFAHALAALEERGARSLWLTASELGRPLYERHGFVAVDGIERWISPPRARKPSVPAAIHGATEALSAADRRAWGERRLLLLGALTASGQPFACKETVALLQGGRDLQVLGPWYSATCCPRENRQVLSALLAAADPEVEIACDLLASSPLRSLLAAAGFAPVGGAALMVSGDRAGVDLRRVMALASLGSMG; translated from the coding sequence ATGGAGATCGCGGTTGCAGTGGAGGGGGATTGGCCGGACTTTCTCGTTCTGGCTAAGGACGAAGGGTGGCGGGTGCCGCCGGTCGAAGAGGCGCTTCTGACCGGAGTCCTTGCCCCCTGCGTCTCGGTGCTGCGGCAGCAGGGAGCCGCCTGCGGCTTCGTCAGCGCCGTTTGCCACGGCAGGAACGGCTGGATCGGCAACCTGATCGTCGCTCCGGCTGCGCGGCGCCGGGGGTATGGCGAGCGGCTTTTCGCCCACGCCCTGGCGGCGCTGGAGGAGAGGGGGGCCAGGTCCCTCTGGCTGACCGCCTCGGAGCTGGGGCGCCCCCTTTACGAGCGCCACGGATTTGTCGCCGTCGACGGCATCGAGCGCTGGATCTCTCCTCCCCGCGCCCGGAAGCCATCAGTCCCGGCCGCGATCCATGGCGCCACCGAGGCGCTTTCGGCCGCCGACCGCCGGGCCTGGGGGGAGAGGCGACTTCTCCTCCTCGGGGCCCTGACCGCCTCCGGGCAGCCCTTTGCCTGCAAGGAGACGGTGGCCCTTCTCCAGGGGGGAAGGGATTTGCAGGTGCTCGGCCCCTGGTACTCGGCGACCTGCTGTCCCCGGGAAAATCGCCAGGTTCTGTCGGCCCTGCTGGCGGCGGCCGACCCCGAAGTGGAGATCGCCTGCGACCTCCTGGCCTCCTCGCCCCTGCGATCCCTGCTGGCCGCCGCCGGTTTTGCGCCGGTCGGAGGGGCGGCGCTGATGGTTTCCGGCGATCGGGCGGGGGTCGATCTGAGGAGGGTGATGGCTCTGGCGAGTCTGGGGAGTATGGGCTGA
- the ccsB gene encoding c-type cytochrome biogenesis protein CcsB, with product MTSSQLFNITTIAYFAAMILFLSYLVIRSPRVGLIATLIAWAGFAANSGAILARWMEARALGFDQAPLSNLYESIVFFAWSILLFYLLIDLRYRQRALGAFVLPFAFFGMVWAQFGLNDAIEPLVPALQSNWLTYHVITCFLGYAGFAVACGASIMYLLVAGKDGQKPSGIRALFPDSRILDDINYKAIMIGFPLLTLGIVTGAAWANYAWGTYWSWDPKETWSLIVWFIYAAFLHARFTRGWVGRRAAYLSIAGFAATIFCYLGVNLVLSGLHSYGG from the coding sequence ATGACCAGTTCCCAGCTCTTTAATATCACCACCATCGCCTATTTTGCGGCGATGATTCTCTTTCTCTCCTATCTCGTCATCCGCTCCCCCAGGGTCGGGCTGATTGCGACCCTCATCGCCTGGGCGGGGTTTGCCGCCAACAGCGGCGCGATTCTGGCGCGCTGGATGGAGGCCCGGGCCCTGGGGTTCGACCAGGCCCCCCTCTCCAACCTCTACGAGTCCATCGTCTTTTTCGCCTGGTCGATCCTCCTCTTCTACCTCCTCATCGACCTCCGCTACCGGCAGCGCGCCCTCGGAGCCTTTGTCCTCCCCTTCGCCTTCTTCGGGATGGTCTGGGCCCAGTTCGGACTCAACGACGCCATCGAGCCTCTGGTACCGGCTCTGCAGAGCAACTGGCTGACCTACCACGTCATCACCTGCTTCCTCGGCTATGCCGGTTTCGCCGTCGCCTGCGGCGCCTCCATCATGTATCTGCTCGTGGCCGGCAAAGACGGGCAAAAGCCGTCGGGGATTCGGGCTCTCTTCCCCGACAGCCGCATTCTCGACGACATCAACTACAAGGCGATCATGATCGGCTTTCCCCTGTTGACCCTGGGGATCGTCACCGGCGCCGCCTGGGCCAACTATGCCTGGGGCACCTACTGGAGCTGGGACCCCAAGGAGACCTGGAGCCTCATCGTCTGGTTCATCTACGCCGCCTTCCTCCATGCCCGCTTCACCCGGGGGTGGGTCGGCCGCCGGGCGGCCTACCTGTCCATCGCCGGTTTTGCCGCCACCATCTTCTGCTACCTCGGGGTCAACCTGGTTCTCTCGGGGCTCCATTCCTACGGGGGATAA
- the resB gene encoding cytochrome c biogenesis protein ResB has protein sequence MNSKQPTFFQVIWDFFCSLKLTIVTLILLALTSIIGTVIQQNRSQQEYLELYGKNLYDLFETLQFFSMYQSWWFLGLLTVISLNLTACSIKRFPRVWKTVTVPLLVPDDGHYKSLANGAELRSPLPPREALRRLTATLGRRFAPATITEQDGKTHLYAEKGAWSRFGVYVTHLSILVVFAGAIIGNIWGFKAYVNIEEGTSTDKVWVQGMKEPLLLGFSLRCDDFAVTYYDGTNRPREFMSILDVVDGGREVISDRKIVVNDPLSYKGITFYQSSYGPAGNATLKMRVKVRETGETLEVSAREGEHVPLPDGGSFAVTGYAESYERFGPAIQMHVNTPDGRHGNPFIVLQNFAGFDEKRGGTYAFTLLDYAKKEYTGLQVKKDPGVWVVWLGCLLMIAGSIAAFSYSHRRIWVTVEEGGKGSIIRLGGNAHRNQPAFALFFDELSQDLGKELDA, from the coding sequence TTGAATTCAAAACAACCGACTTTTTTCCAGGTCATCTGGGATTTTTTCTGTTCCCTGAAACTGACCATTGTCACCCTGATTCTGCTGGCTTTGACCTCGATCATCGGGACGGTGATTCAGCAGAACCGCTCCCAGCAGGAGTACCTGGAGCTCTACGGAAAGAACCTCTACGATCTCTTCGAGACCCTGCAGTTCTTCAGCATGTACCAGTCCTGGTGGTTCCTCGGCCTCCTCACCGTCATCTCCCTCAACCTGACCGCCTGCTCGATCAAGCGTTTTCCCCGGGTCTGGAAGACCGTGACCGTGCCGCTGCTGGTCCCCGACGACGGGCACTACAAGTCGCTGGCCAATGGCGCCGAACTGCGCAGCCCCCTCCCTCCCCGGGAGGCCCTCCGGCGTCTGACGGCGACCCTCGGTCGCCGCTTCGCGCCGGCGACAATCACCGAACAGGACGGCAAAACCCACCTCTATGCCGAGAAGGGGGCCTGGTCCCGGTTCGGCGTCTATGTGACCCACCTCTCCATCCTGGTGGTCTTTGCCGGCGCCATCATCGGCAACATCTGGGGATTCAAGGCCTACGTCAATATCGAGGAGGGGACCTCCACGGACAAGGTCTGGGTGCAGGGGATGAAGGAGCCGCTCCTGCTCGGGTTTTCCCTGCGCTGCGACGATTTCGCCGTGACCTACTACGACGGCACCAACCGGCCGCGGGAGTTCATGAGCATTCTCGATGTCGTTGATGGCGGTCGGGAGGTGATTTCAGACCGCAAGATCGTCGTCAACGATCCCCTCAGCTACAAGGGGATCACTTTTTATCAGTCGAGTTACGGTCCGGCGGGGAACGCCACCCTCAAGATGCGGGTCAAGGTCCGGGAGACCGGCGAAACCCTGGAGGTTTCCGCCCGTGAAGGAGAGCATGTCCCGCTGCCGGACGGGGGCTCTTTTGCCGTCACCGGCTATGCCGAATCCTATGAGCGCTTCGGGCCGGCGATCCAGATGCATGTCAATACCCCCGATGGCCGGCACGGCAATCCCTTTATCGTTCTGCAGAACTTTGCCGGTTTTGACGAAAAGCGGGGCGGAACCTACGCCTTCACGCTCCTTGATTATGCAAAAAAGGAGTACACCGGCCTCCAGGTGAAAAAGGATCCCGGCGTCTGGGTGGTCTGGCTCGGCTGCCTGCTGATGATCGCAGGCTCCATCGCCGCCTTCTCCTATTCGCACCGTCGGATCTGGGTGACGGTGGAGGAGGGAGGAAAGGGCTCCATCATCCGGCTGGGGGGGAATGCCCATCGCAATCAGCCGGCCTTCGCCCTCTTTTTTGACGAGTTGTCCCAGGATCTCGGGAAAGAACTCGACGCCTGA
- a CDS encoding type 1 glutamine amidotransferase has translation MLLVIQNDPRVPPAFFGTLLMEWGIAHRVLRLFAGDPMPDSSETSAVIVLGGTMGVHDREDFPFLEPLSGLIRDAADIGTPLLGICLGGQLLAHALGGEVHSGCRGEKGLQRVKTVADDPLFAGLPPSFYAFQWHNDSFSVPPGAAHLAVSEICPGQAFRYRNTWGVQFHPEVDRATVAAWSATVDPEGLFAERFAAGEKEHRELARRILGNFLAVSALRKPFPATKAFKTA, from the coding sequence ATGCTGCTCGTCATCCAGAACGATCCCCGGGTTCCGCCGGCCTTTTTCGGCACTCTCCTCATGGAGTGGGGGATTGCTCATCGGGTGCTGCGCCTCTTTGCCGGCGATCCGATGCCTGACTCTTCCGAGACCTCCGCGGTCATCGTTCTCGGCGGCACCATGGGAGTGCATGACAGGGAGGATTTTCCTTTTCTCGAACCGTTGAGCGGCTTGATTCGGGACGCCGCCGACATCGGCACGCCCCTTCTCGGCATCTGTCTCGGCGGCCAGCTTCTGGCTCATGCCCTGGGGGGCGAAGTCCACAGCGGCTGCCGGGGGGAGAAGGGTTTGCAGCGGGTAAAGACCGTGGCGGACGATCCCCTCTTCGCCGGACTTCCTCCGTCCTTTTATGCCTTCCAGTGGCACAATGACTCCTTCTCCGTCCCTCCCGGAGCCGCTCATCTCGCCGTCTCGGAGATCTGCCCGGGGCAGGCCTTTCGCTATCGCAACACCTGGGGAGTGCAGTTCCATCCCGAAGTCGACCGCGCCACCGTCGCTGCCTGGAGCGCTACTGTCGACCCGGAGGGTCTTTTTGCCGAGAGGTTTGCCGCCGGCGAAAAAGAACACCGGGAACTGGCGCGGCGGATTCTGGGAAATTTTCTCGCCGTTTCCGCCCTCCGGAAGCCTTTTCCTGCTACCAAAGCGTTCAAGACTGCCTGA
- the nifV gene encoding homocitrate synthase, protein MAGRRIIIDDTTLRDGEQTAGVVFSLAEKIRIASMLDEIGVGELECGIPAMGPDEQASVRALVDLGLNARLITWNRALISDIQASIDSGVKAVDISLSVSDQHIVHKLRKDRAWVMEQLRVALGFAKANGLYVSVGGEDASRADLDFLAELMSVARDMGADRFRYCDTLGVLDPFTMYDNIKFLRSKVDLDIEVHTHNDLGMATANALAGLRAGATFVNTTVNGLGERAGNAPLEEVVMALRHACGVETGIDTRRFVELSRYVGQASCRPVPDWKAVVGEKVFSHESGLHTDGVLKNPLNYEGFDPGEVGLHRHLVLGKHSGSQGLIHRLGELGIEVDRLEAVDLLERVRGISQRNKRPLNDGELLALCRSLPRVA, encoded by the coding sequence ATGGCAGGGCGACGGATCATCATCGACGACACGACGCTGCGGGACGGCGAGCAGACCGCCGGGGTCGTCTTTTCCCTCGCGGAGAAAATCCGCATCGCCTCCATGCTCGACGAGATCGGCGTCGGCGAGCTGGAGTGCGGCATCCCGGCCATGGGGCCCGATGAGCAGGCGAGCGTCCGGGCCCTGGTCGATCTCGGCCTCAACGCCCGGCTGATCACCTGGAACCGGGCCCTGATCTCCGACATCCAGGCCTCCATCGATTCCGGTGTGAAGGCGGTGGACATTTCCCTCTCGGTTTCCGACCAGCATATCGTTCACAAGCTGCGGAAGGATCGGGCCTGGGTGATGGAGCAGCTCAGGGTGGCCCTCGGCTTCGCCAAGGCAAACGGCCTCTACGTCTCCGTCGGCGGCGAGGACGCCAGCCGCGCCGATCTCGACTTTCTCGCCGAGCTCATGAGCGTCGCCCGGGACATGGGGGCCGACCGTTTCCGTTACTGCGACACCCTCGGCGTTCTCGACCCCTTCACCATGTACGACAACATCAAGTTTCTGCGCTCGAAGGTCGATCTCGACATCGAGGTCCACACCCACAACGACCTGGGGATGGCGACGGCCAACGCCCTCGCCGGGCTGCGCGCCGGGGCGACCTTTGTCAACACCACGGTCAACGGCCTCGGCGAGCGGGCCGGCAACGCCCCCCTCGAGGAGGTGGTGATGGCCCTCCGTCACGCCTGCGGGGTCGAGACCGGCATCGACACCCGGCGCTTCGTCGAACTCTCCCGCTATGTGGGCCAGGCGAGCTGCCGGCCGGTCCCCGACTGGAAGGCGGTGGTCGGCGAAAAGGTCTTCTCCCACGAGTCGGGGCTCCACACCGACGGCGTGCTGAAAAATCCCCTCAACTACGAAGGGTTCGATCCCGGCGAGGTCGGTCTCCACCGTCATCTGGTGCTCGGCAAGCATTCGGGGAGCCAGGGGCTCATCCACCGCCTCGGCGAACTGGGGATTGAAGTCGACCGCCTGGAAGCCGTGGACCTGCTGGAGCGGGTGCGGGGGATCTCCCAGCGCAACAAGCGTCCCCTCAACGACGGCGAGCTGCTAGCCCTCTGCCGCTCCCTGCCGCGGGTCGCCTGA
- a CDS encoding RelA/SpoT domain-containing protein has protein sequence MEKPATRKNGDTFDREAVRAVYQAQKPAYEAILQDLQGEVRTLLEKNGFTPTIKFRVKRFEAYFDKLLRVSRRPEGEKQPLITDVIALRIVFPFLEDVNAVERLLSSALEIVEWEHKGGHHSFREFAYDSVHLLVRIDDRRLDGGVPYGAAVCEVQLRTILQDAWAEVEHELIYKSDISLPNESIKRKLASLNATLTLSDLIFQEIRDYQKEIRSRDRKRRQSLEATLSGERCISITPPPFPDLHPASTAETPLLSGGVSLEKAMLEALRAHSNDELERAVGLYSQILRMKLTDPVRSLVYNHRGMAYFALSDYRRSLKDFSRALDLDDENVRCLNNRALTYRVLKRFHDSLQEYDRSLAINPSQFDAFWGRAQTCYELQLFTQALEDCHRALGIQPGFAPAQALVRRIGNRVF, from the coding sequence ATGGAAAAACCGGCGACAAGGAAGAATGGCGACACCTTTGACCGGGAGGCGGTTCGGGCGGTCTATCAGGCCCAGAAACCGGCCTATGAGGCGATTCTGCAGGATCTGCAGGGGGAGGTGCGCACCCTGCTGGAAAAAAACGGATTTACCCCGACCATTAAATTCCGGGTCAAGCGCTTCGAGGCCTACTTCGACAAACTGCTGCGGGTCAGCCGGCGCCCGGAGGGGGAAAAACAGCCGCTCATCACCGACGTCATCGCCCTGCGGATCGTTTTTCCCTTCCTCGAGGACGTCAATGCCGTCGAACGCCTCCTCTCCTCTGCCCTGGAGATCGTCGAATGGGAGCATAAAGGGGGGCACCACTCGTTCCGGGAGTTTGCCTACGATTCGGTCCATCTCCTCGTCAGAATCGATGACCGGCGCCTCGACGGCGGGGTGCCGTACGGTGCGGCGGTCTGCGAGGTGCAGCTGCGGACCATTCTCCAGGACGCCTGGGCCGAGGTGGAACACGAACTGATCTACAAGTCCGACATCTCCCTCCCCAACGAGTCGATCAAGCGCAAACTGGCCTCTCTCAATGCCACCCTGACCCTCTCCGATCTTATTTTTCAGGAAATCCGCGACTACCAGAAAGAGATCCGCTCCCGCGACCGCAAGCGCCGCCAGAGCCTGGAAGCCACCTTGTCGGGGGAACGATGCATTTCCATCACCCCTCCGCCTTTCCCTGATCTCCATCCGGCTTCCACGGCCGAGACGCCTCTTTTGAGCGGCGGCGTCTCACTGGAAAAGGCGATGCTCGAGGCGCTCCGGGCCCACAGCAATGACGAGCTGGAACGGGCCGTCGGACTGTACTCGCAGATATTGCGCATGAAGCTGACCGATCCGGTGCGCTCCCTGGTCTACAATCACCGGGGAATGGCCTATTTCGCCCTTTCGGACTACCGGCGGTCCCTGAAAGATTTCTCCCGGGCCCTCGATCTCGACGACGAGAATGTCCGCTGTCTCAACAACCGCGCCCTGACCTATCGGGTCCTGAAGCGTTTCCACGATTCCCTGCAGGAATACGATCGTTCCCTGGCCATCAATCCATCCCAGTTCGATGCCTTCTGGGGGCGTGCCCAGACCTGCTACGAGCTGCAGCTCTTCACCCAGGCGCTGGAAGACTGCCACCGGGCCCTGGGAATTCAACCCGGCTTCGCTCCGGCGCAGGCCCTCGTCAGGAGGATCGGCAACCGGGTGTTCTAG